Proteins encoded in a region of the uncultured Paludibaculum sp. genome:
- the flgA gene encoding flagellar basal body P-ring formation chaperone FlgA: MRLLLILVVCVVAMAADCIQVEGRIVRASDLATILPAFRAVPADTFVGYTPAPGLRRFWSAGQLNAILARHRAVTAITPSGPAGNVCIERPSHEYSAQQVERALLNALPPNAHCELVDHCRLPMPAGELQFELKSLTKPTGGASVQTAVLWRGRIKYEEHKSTPFWATVRITVPQDGYYAAVNLPAGHVITSEDLVHETRLATIFEQEPERDNANLLGRQCRRSITAGMPLHAQLLIHPPDVARGDALQVTVESGSTQIRFPARAVAPGHTGETIVVENSETRKHLRAVVEGPGKATARLSDSYADKVRPRAGASAGNFHRPVVVRGAKTKKAGDEPSGQIPPGI, from the coding sequence ATGCGACTGTTACTTATCCTCGTCGTCTGCGTCGTGGCAATGGCCGCCGACTGCATCCAGGTGGAGGGCCGCATAGTGCGCGCATCCGATCTGGCAACCATCCTGCCGGCCTTCCGTGCAGTACCGGCGGACACGTTCGTAGGCTACACGCCAGCCCCTGGACTCCGGCGATTCTGGTCCGCAGGTCAACTCAACGCGATTCTCGCGCGACATCGTGCCGTCACCGCTATCACGCCGAGCGGTCCGGCTGGGAACGTCTGCATCGAGCGCCCTTCCCATGAGTACTCCGCCCAGCAAGTGGAACGGGCCTTGCTCAACGCCTTGCCACCCAATGCTCATTGCGAACTGGTGGACCATTGTCGGCTACCGATGCCGGCCGGAGAACTTCAGTTCGAGTTGAAGTCGCTGACGAAACCCACCGGAGGAGCCTCAGTCCAAACGGCAGTACTCTGGCGGGGCCGAATCAAGTACGAGGAACACAAGAGCACTCCATTCTGGGCAACCGTGCGCATAACCGTTCCCCAGGATGGCTACTACGCGGCAGTCAATCTCCCGGCGGGGCACGTCATCACATCCGAAGACCTGGTTCATGAGACCCGTCTCGCGACCATCTTCGAGCAGGAGCCGGAGCGCGACAACGCCAACCTGCTTGGACGCCAATGCCGCCGCTCGATCACGGCTGGAATGCCCCTGCACGCCCAACTACTGATCCACCCGCCCGATGTCGCTAGAGGTGACGCGCTACAGGTCACAGTGGAGTCGGGATCCACGCAGATCCGGTTTCCGGCCCGCGCGGTCGCCCCCGGACACACCGGAGAAACGATTGTGGTCGAGAACTCCGAAACACGAAAGCACCTCCGCGCTGTCGTGGAAGGGCCAGGCAAAGCAACGGCCCGTTTGAGCGATTCCTATGCCGACAAAGTCCGTCCTCGCGCTGGCGCTAGTGCTGGCAATTTTCACCGGCCCGTCGTGGTCCGCGGAGCGAAAACCAAGAAAGCAGGAGATGAGCCCTCTGGACAGATACCTCCTGGAATCTGA
- a CDS encoding flagellar basal body L-ring protein FlgH, with amino-acid sequence MSPLDRYLLESESQTPKPATSVGSLYDPSGRLADLARDTRAAQLYDLVTIVIYDKASALSKGATTTSRKSSASASISAMGGPLKTPGPLSSLANLGGANDLQGQGETSRETELKTTLSARVTHVLPNGNLIVEGSKDVFINSERQKVSIRGILRWKDLTADNRVSSDRLSDLEIRVDGRGVVNDAIRRPNFLYRLILGLLPF; translated from the coding sequence ATGAGCCCTCTGGACAGATACCTCCTGGAATCTGAATCGCAGACACCCAAGCCTGCGACGTCGGTCGGGTCGCTCTACGACCCCTCTGGCCGCCTCGCCGACCTTGCACGGGACACACGGGCCGCCCAACTCTACGACCTTGTGACCATCGTGATCTACGACAAGGCGTCCGCACTGTCCAAAGGGGCGACCACCACCAGCCGCAAGTCCAGCGCCTCCGCTTCGATCAGCGCCATGGGCGGCCCACTCAAAACGCCAGGGCCGCTCTCCTCCCTTGCCAACCTCGGTGGGGCCAACGATCTCCAAGGGCAGGGAGAAACCTCCCGTGAGACCGAGTTGAAGACCACTCTCTCCGCTCGCGTCACCCATGTCCTGCCCAATGGCAACCTGATCGTCGAAGGGTCAAAGGACGTCTTCATCAACTCCGAGCGGCAGAAGGTGTCGATCCGCGGCATTCTCCGCTGGAAGGACCTCACCGCGGACAACCGCGTCTCCTCCGACCGTCTCTCTGATCTGGAGATCCGTGTCGATGGCCGCGGCGTAGTCAATGACGCAATCCGCAGGCCCAACTTCCTCTATCGGCTGATTCTGGGCCTGCTGCCTTTCTAG